The Engraulis encrasicolus isolate BLACKSEA-1 chromosome 22, IST_EnEncr_1.0, whole genome shotgun sequence sequence GAATGCGGACAAAGGTGGAGCGGTGATCCTTTTAAAACGAGAGTCATATGAGAGAGAAATACAAACCCAGTTGAAAAATACTAAATTTTACAGAAAGTTGGACTCTAATCCCACCCTGAAATTCAAGAACCTTGTACACGAGAAATTAAACCAGCTAATGGAAATGGGACATATAACCAAAAATGAATATGCATATATGAAGGTGGATTATCCCATCACTCCAGTTTTCTACACCCTGCCTAAAATTCACAAACAATTCATAGATACACCACCGGGACGACCAATAGTGGCGGCAATTGGCTCCCTGACGGAGAAAATATCAGCTTTTGTGGACCACACTTTACAATCACTGGTCATTTCTCTCCCCTCTTATGTGAAAGACTCAATGGACTTTATTAAAATGATCCAGTCTGTACAACTGAAAGACTCTCCACAACTCCTTGTCACAATGGACATTGAGTCGTTATACACCAATGTCCCTTTTGATGGTGGTCTACAAGCGATAAAATCTTTTTTAGAAAAAAGACCCAGTAATACTCCTACAACCGAATGTCTCTTGGATTTGACTGAATGTGTCCTGTCATATAATTATTTCCTATTTGGTTCTGACTTCCATCTTCAGATCTCAGGGGTGGCAATGGGATCGAAAATGTCACCCAGCTTTGCATCACTCTATGTGGGACTCTTCGAATCCGATGTGATCTTCAATACACAAAGAAACCCTTTTGTACAGAACATATCTTACTGGAAACGCTACCTGGACGACATCTTCTTCATATGGGATGGTGATGAGAACCAGCTACAAGAATTCCATACATATATGGGTGAGAATAATCAACACCTGAAATTTACTATGTCTGTGGATAAAACAAAAATGAACTTTTTGGACATTCTAGTAATGAGGGAAGGAAATGAGCTAAAAACAAACTTATATCGCAAGAGCACAGATAGAAACTCTCTGCTCCATGCGGAATCATATCACCCAACATCTCTAAAGAAAAACCTTCCCATATCACAGTTTAGTAGAATCAGGAGAATTTGTAGCTCACAGGATGACTATCAATCTCAAGCAACCATTCTGAAACACAGGTTTAAAGCAAGGGGCTACCAAGATCAATGGATTGAAGAGGCTGCTGACCGGTTTAACAACATGTCCCAAGAGCAATGCCTGACTAGGAgaacaaaaaataatgaaacagAATCCAGAATATCATGTTGTGTACAGTATTCCCCAATTGCCAGAGAAATTGAACAGAGTGTGAAAAGACATTGGCACATCATTGACTCTGACCCGAACCTAAAAAAGGTTTTCCCCAAACCACCGCGTGTGGTCTACAAGAGACAACCAAACCTCCGGAACATGCTTGTGAGGGCAGATTTACCCCCgcctcctccccccacacacttttTAAGTAACATTCAAGCAGGCAACTACAAGTGTGGAAACTGCCAACAATGCAACTTCACCAGTAAAACACACTCCTTTAACCACCCTCATACAGGAAAGAAATTTTACATCAAGGGAGTTATATCCTGTCTTACAAAAAATGTGATTTACATGCTCAAATGCCCATGTGGCTTGGCCTATGTGGGCAAGACCACAAGGGCACTTAAGACAAGGATAGCTGAGCACAGATGTGCCATACGCAACATGGACATAAAAAGTTCAGTGGCAGTCCACTTCAAAGAGGCCCGACATAATGTGTCTGCTCTAAAATACATGGGGATCGAGTTGGTAAAAATGCCTAGGAGGGGAGGAAATATTGACAACTTACTTCTCAAACGGGAACTGTACTGGATTTACACCCTGGATACTATGGCACCAAGGGGCATGAATGAGGACTTCAGCATTAAACCATTCCTGTAACAGGCCTAATGACTCTGTGATTGCCGGTTGTGTGGAcgaaaaactaaactaaataacacACACTACTGAATACTCTAAATGTTTTTGGTTCTTCTGTTTGTCCTTTGAAAATGTGTAGACCTATTAACTATGATGAATATTTTAACACAATTATGTACTGTAGTCTCCTTGATGATAATATCAACCTTGTGATTGGTTAGACACCTCATGTGTACTTGAATTTATGATGGCCATATGGCCTGATGTGTTCTCAAGTACTCTGGATGGATCTCTCTGTACACCCTAGACTTCATGAGCATAcaatgatgttttgttttttttaaacttaaaagtTTATGCTTGTAGGTGTATATAAATATTctgtatatattttgtaaatatgtttGGACATTTGATAATGCCTCTTGTATAATGTACGTGTAAATATTTTTGTACACTTTGGGAAGC is a genomic window containing:
- the LOC134438605 gene encoding uncharacterized protein LOC134438605; translation: MSSICLPRGTTEMMTATPRPSLETDTQAPLEQTPTDARSRFRGKSHFIPPKHRNPSLDTYCRLVEQEVTTAMRKKREYKVWNNLTLKQRQELSTLQKDGELIIQNADKGGAVILLKRESYEREIQTQLKNTKFYRKLDSNPTLKFKNLVHEKLNQLMEMGHITKNEYAYMKVDYPITPVFYTLPKIHKQFIDTPPGRPIVAAIGSLTEKISAFVDHTLQSLVISLPSYVKDSMDFIKMIQSVQLKDSPQLLVTMDIESLYTNVPFDGGLQAIKSFLEKRPSNTPTTECLLDLTECVLSYNYFLFGSDFHLQISGVAMGSKMSPSFASLYVGLFESDVIFNTQRNPFVQNISYWKRYLDDIFFIWDGDENQLQEFHTYMGENNQHLKFTMSVDKTKMNFLDILVMREGNELKTNLYRKSTDRNSLLHAESYHPTSLKKNLPISQFSRIRRICSSQDDYQSQATILKHRFKARGYQDQWIEEAADRFNNMSQEQCLTRRTKNNETESRISCCVQYSPIAREIEQSVKRHWHIIDSDPNLKKVFPKPPRVVYKRQPNLRNMLVRADLPPPPPPTHFLSNIQAGNYKCGNCQQCNFTSKTHSFNHPHTGKKFYIKGVISCLTKNVIYMLKCPCGLAYVGKTTRALKTRIAEHRCAIRNMDIKSSVAVHFKEARHNVSALKYMGIELVKMPRRGGNIDNLLLKRELYWIYTLDTMAPRGMNEDFSIKPFL